From Rhinolophus sinicus isolate RSC01 linkage group LG15, ASM3656204v1, whole genome shotgun sequence, the proteins below share one genomic window:
- the CRLF3 gene encoding cytokine receptor-like factor 3 isoform X1, with product MELEPELLLQEARENVEAAQSYRRELGQRLQGLKAARRQIKESASQTRDVLKQHFNDLKGTLGKLLDERLVTLLQEVDSIEQETIKPLDDCQKLIEHGVNTAADLVQEGEIALLGGVGEQNEKLWNFTKKASHIQLDSLPEVPLLVDVPCLSAQLDDSVLNIVKDHIFKHGTVASRPPVQIEELIEKPGGIIVRWCKVDDEFTAQDYRLQFRKCTSNHFEDVYVGSETEFIVLHIDPNVEYQFRVCARGDGRQEWSPWSVPQIGHSTLVPHEWTAGFEGYSLSSRRNIALRNDSESSGVLYSSAPTYFCGQTLTFRVETVGQPDKRDSIGVCAEKQNGYDSLQRDQAVCISTNGAVFVNGKEMTNQLPAVTSGSTVTFDIEAVTLGSTNNNEGGNFKLRVTISSNNREVVFDWLLDQSCGSLYFGCSFFYPGWKVLVF from the exons ATCAAAGAGAGTGCATCACAGACAAGAGATGTCCTCAAACAGCATTTTAACGATCTAAAGGGAACCCTTGGGAAGCTCCTGGATGAGCGATTGGTGACCCTTTTGCAAGAGGTGGACAGCATTGAACAAGAGACCATTAAGCCACTAGATGACTGCCAGAAGCTCATAGAGCACGGAGTTAACACTGCAGCGGACTTGGTCCAAGAAG GTGAAATTGCCCTTCTTGGTGGTGTAGGAGAACAGAATGAAAAACTGTGGAACTTTACCAAAAAGGCCTCACACATTCAGTTGGACAG CTTACCAGAAGTGCCTTTACTGGTCGATGTGCCTTGTTTATCTGCACAGTTGGATGACTCAGTTCTTAACATAGTGAAAGACCACATTTTTAAGCATGGAACAGTAGCATCTCGCCCACCAGTACAGATAGAAGAACTAATCGAGAAACCTGGAGGCATCATTGTGCGATGGTGTAAG GTGGATGACGAGTTTACAGCCCAAGATTACAGGCTCCAGTTCCGTAAATGTACTTCAAATCACTTTGAGGACGTATATGTAGGCTCTGAAACTGAATTCATAGTATTGCACATAGACCCCAATGTTGAATATCAGTTCAGAGTCTGCGCCCGAGGAGATGGCCGACAGGAGTGGAGTCCTTGGAGCGTCCCCCAGATAGGTCATTCCACACTGGTGCCTCATG agtggaCAGCTGGCTTTGAGGGGTACAGTCTGAGCAGTCGAAGAAATATAGCACTCCGGAATGATTCTGAATCCTCAGGTGTTCTCTACTCCAGCGCTCCAACCTATTTCTGTGGGCAGACGTTAACATTCAG AGTTGAAACTGTGGGACAGCCTGACAAAAGAGACAGTATAGGAGTGTGTGCAGAGAAACAGAATGGATATGACTCTCTGCAGCGGGACCAAGCGGTGTGCATCAGTACAAACG GTGCAGTTtttgtaaatggaaaagaaatgactAATCAGTTGCCCGCCGTTACTTCTGGGTCCACTGTCACATTTGACATTGAAGCTGTGACTCTAGGATCCACCAATAATAATGAAGGCGGAAACTTCAAGCTTCGAGTAACTATTAGCTCAAATAACAGAGAAGTGGTTTTTGATTGGTTACTTGATCAATCTTGTGGTTCTCTTTACTTTGGATGCTCCTTTTTCTATCCTGGATGGAAAGTGTTGGTGTTCTAG
- the CRLF3 gene encoding cytokine receptor-like factor 3 isoform X2: protein MDFLLASSYVGAQGHRLSCRDTHLEVELLGYRIKESASQTRDVLKQHFNDLKGTLGKLLDERLVTLLQEVDSIEQETIKPLDDCQKLIEHGVNTAADLVQEGEIALLGGVGEQNEKLWNFTKKASHIQLDSLPEVPLLVDVPCLSAQLDDSVLNIVKDHIFKHGTVASRPPVQIEELIEKPGGIIVRWCKVDDEFTAQDYRLQFRKCTSNHFEDVYVGSETEFIVLHIDPNVEYQFRVCARGDGRQEWSPWSVPQIGHSTLVPHEWTAGFEGYSLSSRRNIALRNDSESSGVLYSSAPTYFCGQTLTFRVETVGQPDKRDSIGVCAEKQNGYDSLQRDQAVCISTNGAVFVNGKEMTNQLPAVTSGSTVTFDIEAVTLGSTNNNEGGNFKLRVTISSNNREVVFDWLLDQSCGSLYFGCSFFYPGWKVLVF, encoded by the exons ATCAAAGAGAGTGCATCACAGACAAGAGATGTCCTCAAACAGCATTTTAACGATCTAAAGGGAACCCTTGGGAAGCTCCTGGATGAGCGATTGGTGACCCTTTTGCAAGAGGTGGACAGCATTGAACAAGAGACCATTAAGCCACTAGATGACTGCCAGAAGCTCATAGAGCACGGAGTTAACACTGCAGCGGACTTGGTCCAAGAAG GTGAAATTGCCCTTCTTGGTGGTGTAGGAGAACAGAATGAAAAACTGTGGAACTTTACCAAAAAGGCCTCACACATTCAGTTGGACAG CTTACCAGAAGTGCCTTTACTGGTCGATGTGCCTTGTTTATCTGCACAGTTGGATGACTCAGTTCTTAACATAGTGAAAGACCACATTTTTAAGCATGGAACAGTAGCATCTCGCCCACCAGTACAGATAGAAGAACTAATCGAGAAACCTGGAGGCATCATTGTGCGATGGTGTAAG GTGGATGACGAGTTTACAGCCCAAGATTACAGGCTCCAGTTCCGTAAATGTACTTCAAATCACTTTGAGGACGTATATGTAGGCTCTGAAACTGAATTCATAGTATTGCACATAGACCCCAATGTTGAATATCAGTTCAGAGTCTGCGCCCGAGGAGATGGCCGACAGGAGTGGAGTCCTTGGAGCGTCCCCCAGATAGGTCATTCCACACTGGTGCCTCATG agtggaCAGCTGGCTTTGAGGGGTACAGTCTGAGCAGTCGAAGAAATATAGCACTCCGGAATGATTCTGAATCCTCAGGTGTTCTCTACTCCAGCGCTCCAACCTATTTCTGTGGGCAGACGTTAACATTCAG AGTTGAAACTGTGGGACAGCCTGACAAAAGAGACAGTATAGGAGTGTGTGCAGAGAAACAGAATGGATATGACTCTCTGCAGCGGGACCAAGCGGTGTGCATCAGTACAAACG GTGCAGTTtttgtaaatggaaaagaaatgactAATCAGTTGCCCGCCGTTACTTCTGGGTCCACTGTCACATTTGACATTGAAGCTGTGACTCTAGGATCCACCAATAATAATGAAGGCGGAAACTTCAAGCTTCGAGTAACTATTAGCTCAAATAACAGAGAAGTGGTTTTTGATTGGTTACTTGATCAATCTTGTGGTTCTCTTTACTTTGGATGCTCCTTTTTCTATCCTGGATGGAAAGTGTTGGTGTTCTAG